In Gemmatimonadales bacterium, one DNA window encodes the following:
- a CDS encoding TolC family protein, which translates to MRSLGPVLAGLIAMAPVRGAAQSAPAPSLTLAGAVQRATERAPGIEAASFRVDEARSRVGEARAQLLPSFSVAGTWLNRSENLAAFGLTLPGIAYVQPFNNWDARVRVDQAVLDLSGWQHLRAQGYQTTGSVADRAAAVQAAAGAAALAYLRAVRAASLLAARQADQDIAAQLLSLADAQVQAGVSAPLDATRARTQLVAAQGALIVARNQRQKADIDLALALGADPGTTYRLADTLTGDLGASLAPADTVAALALALERRADLASETAAGDRARAEGRSIAYERLPRIDLAADYGPNGMTVPTTRLTQDVALVVSIPLLDGFRREARGAEQRAVAQESDARAGDLRRRIAAQVRSALLDLGSGIEQHGVAAQRLALAMEELDEARERFASGVAGNIDVITAQSNLNLARDVEIDSRYATAAARVSLAFAAGVADTVH; encoded by the coding sequence ATGCGTAGTCTGGGACCAGTCCTGGCGGGCCTGATCGCGATGGCGCCGGTGCGCGGCGCGGCGCAGTCGGCCCCGGCCCCGAGTCTCACGCTGGCGGGCGCCGTGCAGCGGGCGACGGAGCGCGCGCCGGGCATCGAGGCGGCCAGCTTCCGCGTGGACGAGGCACGCTCGCGGGTCGGCGAAGCGCGCGCCCAGCTGCTGCCGTCCTTCTCCGTCGCCGGGACCTGGCTGAACCGCTCGGAGAACCTGGCCGCTTTCGGGCTCACCTTGCCGGGCATCGCCTACGTCCAGCCGTTCAACAACTGGGATGCGCGCGTCCGCGTCGATCAGGCCGTGCTCGATCTTTCCGGCTGGCAGCATCTGCGGGCGCAGGGGTATCAGACGACGGGCAGCGTCGCCGACCGCGCGGCGGCCGTCCAGGCCGCGGCCGGTGCCGCCGCCCTCGCCTATCTCCGCGCGGTTCGGGCGGCGTCGTTGCTGGCGGCGCGCCAGGCCGACCAGGACATCGCGGCGCAGCTGCTGTCGCTGGCCGATGCGCAGGTCCAGGCGGGCGTGAGCGCCCCGCTCGACGCGACCAGGGCCCGGACTCAGCTGGTGGCGGCGCAGGGCGCGCTGATCGTCGCCCGCAACCAGCGCCAGAAGGCGGACATCGATCTCGCCCTGGCGCTGGGAGCGGACCCGGGCACCACCTACCGGCTCGCCGACACGCTGACCGGCGACCTGGGGGCCTCGCTCGCGCCGGCCGACACGGTCGCGGCGCTGGCGCTCGCGCTGGAGCGGCGCGCCGACCTGGCGTCCGAGACGGCGGCGGGAGACCGGGCGCGGGCGGAGGGGCGGTCCATCGCGTACGAGCGGCTGCCCCGGATCGACCTGGCCGCGGACTACGGGCCCAACGGCATGACGGTGCCGACCACGCGCCTCACCCAGGACGTCGCGCTGGTGGTTTCGATCCCCCTGCTGGACGGCTTCCGGCGTGAGGCACGGGGCGCCGAGCAGCGTGCGGTGGCGCAGGAGAGCGACGCCAGGGCCGGCGACCTGCGGCGGCGGATCGCGGCGCAGGTGCGATCGGCCCTGCTCGACCTGGGCTCGGGGATCGAGCAGCACGGCGTGGCGGCGCAACGCCTGGCGCTGGCGATGGAGGAGCTGGACGAGGCGCGGGAGCGGTTCGCGAGCGGCGTGGCGGGCAACATCGACGTCATCACCGCGCAGTCGAACCTCAACCTCGCGCGCGACGTCGAGATCGACTCCCGGTATGCGACGGCGGCGGCGCGGGTCAGCCTGGCCTTCGCGGCCGGAGTGGCGGACACGGTTCACTAG
- a CDS encoding HlyD family secretion protein, translating to MTQTAPPQPAAPARGPDVPPVEDAGETNGTRRTWLLGLGIAIAVIVLALGARAVWFAVTHVSTDDAQVDGHITPISTRIAGYVVSIRVRENQQVRVGDTLVVLDDRDLRAHLAQADADLAALIATVGSRGKVGQAVAQLDQARAAASAAEATVVQAAANAEKANNDLERYRALSTRNIVSRQQLDAAEAAARATAAQLTAAQRNATAAGEQVTAASAALTGSEARVAAARAVVDIAALQLSYTVVTAPVSGVVSKKSVELGQLVQAGQPLMSVVPLDDVWVVANFKETQVAAIEPGAPAVITADAYAGRTFTGSVESLSPATGAKFSLLPPDNATGNFTKVVQRIPVRIRIESQTDTLHPLRPGMSVDVVISRK from the coding sequence ATGACGCAGACCGCCCCGCCGCAGCCCGCGGCGCCGGCACGCGGGCCGGACGTTCCGCCCGTGGAGGATGCCGGCGAGACCAACGGCACCCGCCGGACCTGGCTCCTCGGCCTGGGCATCGCGATCGCCGTGATCGTGCTGGCGCTCGGCGCGCGGGCCGTGTGGTTTGCGGTCACGCACGTTTCGACCGACGACGCCCAGGTGGACGGCCACATCACGCCGATCTCGACGCGCATCGCCGGCTACGTGGTGTCGATCCGCGTGCGCGAGAATCAGCAGGTTCGCGTGGGGGACACGCTGGTCGTGCTCGACGACCGGGACCTGCGGGCCCACTTGGCCCAGGCCGACGCCGATCTCGCGGCCCTCATCGCGACCGTGGGCTCCCGCGGCAAGGTCGGGCAGGCCGTGGCGCAGCTCGACCAGGCGCGCGCGGCCGCCTCCGCGGCGGAGGCCACGGTGGTCCAGGCGGCCGCCAACGCGGAGAAGGCGAACAACGACCTCGAGCGGTACCGCGCGCTGAGCACCCGGAACATCGTGAGCCGGCAGCAGCTGGACGCGGCGGAGGCCGCCGCGCGCGCCACGGCCGCGCAGCTCACCGCCGCGCAGCGCAACGCCACGGCCGCCGGCGAGCAGGTCACCGCCGCCAGTGCGGCCTTGACCGGCTCCGAGGCCCGGGTGGCCGCCGCGCGCGCGGTGGTCGACATCGCCGCCCTCCAGCTGTCCTACACCGTCGTGACGGCGCCCGTCTCCGGCGTGGTGAGCAAGAAGTCGGTGGAGCTGGGCCAGCTGGTGCAGGCAGGCCAGCCCCTGATGAGCGTCGTGCCGCTCGACGACGTCTGGGTGGTGGCGAACTTCAAGGAGACGCAGGTGGCGGCCATCGAGCCCGGCGCGCCGGCGGTGATCACGGCCGACGCCTACGCGGGCAGGACCTTCACCGGCAGCGTGGAAAGCCTGAGCCCGGCCACGGGGGCGAAATTCTCCCTCCTGCCCCCGGACAACGCGACCGGCAACTTCACCAAGGTCGTGCAGCGCATCCCGGTGCGCATCCGCATCGAGAGCCAGACCGACACGCTCCACCCGCTCAGACCCGGGATGAGCGTGGACGTCGTCATCAGTCGGAAGTGA